Proteins encoded together in one Catellatospora citrea window:
- a CDS encoding flotillin family protein: MTALTIAIAGGVLLVLLLILFVLSRIKVAGPNEAFIVTGRKGRTTETADGARSTDLSGQKVVMGASVFVLPVVQKLQVLDLSSRRIHVEITGAVSKQGIRANLQGVAIVKVGGTEDAIRASAQRFLHQQNEIEEFTREVLAGALRSIVGRLTIEEIIRDRAAFASAVAEEAEHSMTNQGLVLDTFQLQDILAEGSYLQDLGRPEAARVLKDAAIAEALARQQAEQARLLAEESIAEAQRNLALKQAGIQAEIDAAKAVSAAAGPLAEAERQQVIIAEQRKVAEQNAELKQRQLDTEVRKPADAARYKVEQEAEADRNARVLAADAARQATIAAAQAQAEQSRLTGEGERARRAALAEANAIEGAKEGEAEQRRRTAIADAVEREGTADAAAILAKGQSEAEAMRLKAEAFAQYGEAAVLDLLVRVLPQVVAAASAPMSAIDKMTVISTDGASSLTKSVATNVAQGLQLGNDLTGIDLPALLAKVTGAANSKE, from the coding sequence ATGACAGCCCTCACCATTGCGATCGCGGGCGGCGTACTGCTCGTGCTCCTGCTCATCCTCTTCGTGCTGTCCCGGATCAAGGTCGCCGGGCCCAACGAGGCCTTCATCGTGACCGGCCGCAAGGGCCGGACCACCGAAACCGCCGACGGAGCACGCTCGACGGACCTCTCCGGCCAGAAGGTCGTCATGGGCGCCTCGGTGTTCGTGCTGCCGGTGGTCCAGAAGCTGCAGGTCCTCGACCTGTCCAGCCGCCGTATCCACGTCGAGATCACCGGCGCGGTGAGCAAGCAGGGCATCCGCGCCAACCTGCAGGGCGTCGCGATCGTGAAGGTCGGCGGCACCGAGGACGCGATCCGCGCCTCCGCCCAGCGCTTCCTGCACCAGCAGAACGAGATCGAGGAGTTCACCCGCGAGGTGCTGGCCGGTGCGCTGCGCTCCATCGTGGGCCGGCTCACCATCGAGGAGATCATCCGGGACCGGGCCGCGTTCGCCTCCGCCGTCGCGGAGGAGGCGGAGCACTCGATGACCAACCAGGGTCTGGTGCTCGACACGTTCCAGCTGCAGGACATCCTCGCCGAAGGCTCGTACCTGCAGGACCTGGGCCGGCCCGAGGCCGCCCGGGTGCTCAAGGACGCCGCCATCGCCGAGGCGCTGGCCCGCCAGCAGGCCGAGCAGGCCCGCCTGCTGGCCGAGGAGTCGATCGCCGAGGCGCAGCGCAACCTGGCCCTCAAGCAGGCCGGCATCCAGGCCGAGATCGACGCCGCCAAGGCCGTCTCCGCCGCGGCCGGCCCGCTGGCCGAGGCCGAGCGCCAGCAGGTGATCATCGCCGAGCAGCGCAAGGTCGCCGAGCAGAACGCCGAGCTCAAGCAACGCCAGCTCGACACCGAGGTGCGCAAGCCCGCCGACGCCGCACGGTACAAGGTCGAGCAGGAGGCCGAGGCCGACCGCAACGCCCGGGTGCTCGCCGCCGACGCGGCCCGCCAGGCGACCATCGCCGCCGCCCAGGCCCAGGCCGAGCAGTCCCGCCTGACCGGTGAGGGCGAGCGGGCCCGCCGGGCCGCGCTGGCCGAGGCCAACGCGATCGAGGGTGCCAAGGAGGGTGAGGCCGAGCAGCGGCGGCGTACCGCGATCGCGGACGCGGTCGAGCGCGAAGGCACCGCCGACGCGGCCGCCATCCTGGCCAAGGGACAGTCCGAGGCCGAGGCGATGCGCCTCAAGGCCGAGGCGTTCGCCCAGTACGGCGAGGCGGCCGTGCTCGACCTGCTGGTCAGGGTGCTGCCGCAGGTCGTCGCCGCGGCGTCCGCGCCGATGAGCGCGATCGACAAGATGACCGTCATCTCGACCGACGGCGCGAGCTCGCTGACCAAGTCCGTGGCCACGAACGTGGCGCAGGGCCTGCAGCTGGGCAACGACCTGACCGGAATCGACCTGCCGGCGCTGCTGGCGAAGGTGACCGGCGCGGCGAACAGCAAGGAGTGA
- a CDS encoding NfeD family protein, producing the protein MGTATLVFLIIGALGIVIAAVAVLGGDLLDLGDGFVSTELLATFVGGFGFTAAIVNELTDDALGIAAVVFIATVAAIPLAFLASYLVKRMSDMRTDATPTRADLVGTRGVVVTPIPAGGFGEVRVRIGGQPVKLSARAERPVPLGTKVVVTSAVTDTSVIVQELPEQ; encoded by the coding sequence GTGGGTACGGCGACACTGGTCTTTCTGATCATCGGGGCACTCGGCATCGTCATCGCGGCGGTCGCCGTGCTCGGCGGTGACCTCCTCGACCTCGGCGACGGCTTCGTCTCCACGGAACTGCTCGCCACCTTCGTCGGCGGCTTCGGCTTCACCGCCGCCATCGTCAACGAGCTGACCGACGACGCCCTGGGCATCGCCGCAGTGGTGTTCATCGCTACAGTCGCCGCGATACCACTCGCCTTTCTGGCCAGCTACCTGGTAAAACGCATGTCGGACATGCGCACCGACGCCACCCCCACCCGCGCCGATCTGGTCGGCACCCGGGGCGTGGTGGTCACCCCCATCCCCGCCGGCGGCTTCGGCGAGGTCCGCGTACGCATCGGCGGGCAGCCGGTCAAGCTGTCCGCCCGCGCCGAGCGTCCCGTGCCGCTGGGCACCAAGGTCGTCGTGACGTCCGCCGTCACCGACACCAGCGTGATCGTCCAGGAACTCCCGGAGCAGTAG
- a CDS encoding DUF6584 family protein produces MAKADVLARVRADLAAGHTHLAVQRLRTLLAVLPDDIDIRALLSSIYRQTGNPVEAGRWGFLTDEVRDAELTAFAKANPDPWQRLRLLHFQGDTVHLSATAAQRLVQLADEAERSGKPTQWAGSYRAPTKKRGVVVPCLFTFVVIGVALVLAGIGAIKVIGWVAD; encoded by the coding sequence GTGGCAAAGGCGGACGTACTCGCCCGGGTGCGCGCCGATCTCGCGGCCGGGCATACCCATCTGGCTGTGCAGCGTCTGCGGACCCTGCTGGCCGTCCTTCCCGACGACATCGACATCCGCGCGCTGCTCTCCTCCATCTACCGGCAGACCGGTAATCCCGTGGAGGCGGGCCGGTGGGGCTTCCTGACCGACGAGGTGCGCGACGCGGAGTTGACGGCGTTCGCCAAGGCCAACCCTGATCCCTGGCAGCGGCTGCGGCTGCTGCACTTCCAGGGCGACACCGTGCACCTGTCCGCGACCGCGGCCCAGCGGCTGGTGCAGCTGGCCGACGAGGCGGAGCGGTCGGGCAAGCCGACGCAGTGGGCCGGGTCCTACCGGGCGCCCACGAAGAAGCGCGGTGTGGTGGTGCCGTGCCTGTTCACCTTCGTGGTGATCGGCGTCGCGCTGGTGCTGGCCGGCATCGGCGCCATCAAGGTCATCGGCTGGGTCGCGGACTGA
- a CDS encoding DUF6584 family protein, whose amino-acid sequence MGKSDLMDRVTTDLSRGHTYPAIQRMHSLVAAHPTDLDLRRRLAAIYRATGNVVEAGRWSYLDDVADPAELEAFEGRYPAHRRLDALRWPTGAPAPTDISRVRLAPLLAAAASAPSSKPNTRRGSRLQTAAAVAALVALSALVVVGARTALDWIF is encoded by the coding sequence ATGGGGAAGTCAGATCTGATGGATCGGGTGACCACGGACCTGTCACGTGGCCATACCTACCCGGCGATCCAGCGCATGCACAGCCTGGTCGCCGCGCATCCCACCGACCTGGATCTGCGGCGCAGGCTCGCCGCGATCTACCGGGCCACCGGCAACGTCGTCGAGGCCGGCCGCTGGTCCTACCTGGACGACGTCGCCGATCCCGCGGAACTCGAAGCGTTCGAGGGCCGCTACCCGGCGCACCGTCGTCTCGACGCCCTGCGCTGGCCGACCGGCGCACCCGCCCCGACCGACATCTCCCGCGTCAGGCTGGCACCGCTGCTGGCCGCGGCAGCTTCGGCACCGTCGTCGAAGCCGAACACCCGCCGAGGATCACGCCTGCAGACCGCAGCCGCCGTCGCGGCGCTGGTGGCTCTGTCCGCATTGGTGGTCGTCGGTGCCCGAACGGCACTGGACTGGATCTTCTAG
- a CDS encoding inositol-3-phosphate synthase, which produces MGSVRVAIVGVGNCASSLVQGVEYYRDADPSERVPGLMHVDFGGYHVRDVEFVAAFDVDAKKVGRDVAEAIVASENNTIKLCDVAPTGITVQRGPTMDGLGQYYREMVEESDETPADVVKVLKDAKADVVVCYLPVGSEQAAKFYAEAAIEAGCAFVNALPVFIASDPVWAKKFEDAGLPIVGDDIKSQVGATIVHRALAKLFEDRGVELLRTYQLNFGGNMDFMNMLERKRLVSKKISKTQSVTSQIPHEMSKSDVHIGPSDHVPWLDDRKWAYIRLEGRSFGDTPLNAELKLEVWDSPNSAGVIIDAVRAAKIALDRKIGGPILSASSYFMKSPPVQYNDHDAHESVENFIKGTVNR; this is translated from the coding sequence ATGGGCTCCGTCCGCGTTGCCATCGTCGGTGTCGGTAACTGCGCCTCGTCCCTGGTCCAGGGCGTGGAGTACTACCGGGACGCCGACCCGTCCGAACGGGTACCCGGCCTGATGCACGTCGATTTCGGCGGGTATCACGTCCGTGACGTCGAGTTCGTCGCCGCGTTCGACGTCGACGCCAAGAAGGTCGGCCGGGACGTCGCCGAGGCCATCGTGGCCAGCGAGAACAACACCATCAAGCTGTGCGACGTGGCGCCCACCGGCATCACCGTGCAGCGGGGCCCGACCATGGACGGCCTGGGCCAGTACTACCGCGAGATGGTCGAGGAGTCCGACGAGACCCCGGCCGACGTGGTCAAGGTCCTCAAGGACGCCAAGGCCGACGTCGTGGTCTGCTACCTGCCGGTCGGCTCGGAGCAGGCGGCCAAGTTCTACGCCGAGGCCGCGATCGAGGCAGGCTGCGCCTTCGTGAATGCGCTGCCGGTCTTCATCGCCTCCGACCCGGTGTGGGCCAAGAAGTTCGAGGACGCGGGCCTGCCGATCGTCGGCGACGACATCAAGAGCCAGGTCGGCGCCACCATCGTGCACCGCGCCCTGGCGAAGCTGTTCGAGGACCGCGGCGTGGAGCTGCTGCGCACGTACCAGCTCAACTTCGGCGGCAACATGGACTTCATGAACATGCTGGAGCGCAAGCGCCTGGTCTCGAAGAAGATCTCGAAGACGCAGTCGGTGACGTCCCAGATCCCGCATGAGATGTCGAAGAGCGACGTGCACATCGGCCCGTCGGACCACGTGCCGTGGCTCGACGACCGCAAGTGGGCGTACATCCGTCTGGAGGGCCGCTCCTTCGGTGACACCCCGCTCAACGCCGAGCTCAAGCTCGAGGTGTGGGACTCGCCGAACTCGGCCGGCGTCATCATCGACGCGGTGCGGGCCGCGAAGATCGCGCTGGACCGCAAGATCGGTGGCCCGATCCTGTCCGCTTCGAGCTACTTCATGAAGTCTCCGCCGGTGCAGTACAACGATCACGACGCGCACGAGTCGGTCGAGAACTTCATCAAGGGCACTGTTAATCGTTGA
- a CDS encoding PadR family transcriptional regulator, whose amino-acid sequence MLDLAILGLLHESPMHGYELRKQLSTKLGAIRAAISYGSLYPTLRRLQTAGWITEAGETPAGDADVPPLTSRRGRVVYKITAEGKERFQDLLAQVGPEAYEDAAFGVHFAFFSRTDVDIRLRILEGRRRKVEERREGFREVLARAAERLDAYTLELQRHGLDAADREVRWLEELIANERSGRTPPPRGAEGELRPSPRTTDSARPLTARPGPDDSAE is encoded by the coding sequence ATGCTCGACCTGGCCATCCTCGGCCTGCTGCATGAGTCCCCGATGCATGGGTATGAGCTGCGCAAGCAACTCAGCACCAAGCTGGGCGCGATCCGCGCGGCGATCAGCTACGGCTCTCTCTACCCCACACTGCGACGCCTGCAAACCGCCGGCTGGATCACCGAAGCCGGGGAGACCCCGGCCGGCGACGCCGACGTGCCGCCGCTGACCAGTCGCCGGGGCAGGGTGGTCTACAAGATCACGGCCGAGGGCAAGGAGCGGTTCCAGGACCTGCTGGCGCAGGTGGGGCCGGAGGCATACGAGGACGCCGCGTTCGGCGTGCACTTCGCCTTCTTCTCCCGCACCGACGTCGACATCCGCCTGCGCATCCTGGAGGGCCGCCGCCGCAAGGTGGAGGAGCGCCGGGAGGGCTTCCGGGAGGTGCTCGCCCGAGCCGCGGAACGGCTCGACGCGTACACCCTGGAACTCCAGCGCCACGGCCTGGATGCCGCGGACCGCGAGGTCCGCTGGCTGGAGGAGCTCATCGCGAACGAGCGCTCCGGTCGCACCCCGCCGCCGCGCGGGGCCGAGGGCGAGCTCCGACCGAGCCCGCGCACCACAGATTCCGCACGACCGCTCACGGCCCGACCGGGCCCTGACGACTCCGCCGAGTGA
- a CDS encoding DUF5318 family protein, with protein sequence MRAQQRVSASPRAAQRQGDGFVDYSLQRRALLREVYAGRVGTSEVCDASPYLKSAARFHGEATEKRCPICRREFVINVHYIYGDQLKNSAGQARSRAELAVLANTLGEFQVYVVEVCRGCDWNHLVEQYLLGRAHRTAPQLSAAAATAPSPTGTV encoded by the coding sequence ATGCGCGCGCAGCAACGGGTCTCTGCGTCGCCTCGTGCCGCCCAGCGGCAGGGCGACGGATTCGTTGACTATTCCCTCCAGCGGCGAGCTCTGCTACGTGAGGTGTACGCGGGAAGGGTGGGCACGTCAGAGGTGTGCGATGCCTCGCCCTACCTGAAGAGCGCGGCTCGATTCCACGGCGAGGCCACCGAGAAACGGTGTCCGATATGCCGTCGCGAGTTCGTGATCAACGTGCACTACATTTACGGCGATCAGCTCAAGAACTCCGCGGGACAGGCGCGTTCGCGCGCGGAACTCGCGGTGTTGGCCAACACGCTCGGTGAGTTTCAGGTCTACGTGGTCGAGGTGTGCCGCGGCTGTGACTGGAACCACCTGGTGGAGCAGTACCTTCTGGGACGCGCGCACAGGACAGCCCCCCAGCTGTCAGCGGCTGCCGCCACCGCCCCATCCCCGACCGGAACGGTGTGA
- a CDS encoding transglycosylase domain-containing protein, with translation MTSYGDPNAGSGYDDEQYRQSYPAPAQSSGRASVPSADYGYDYSSSDQADYGQYSANGGGYPPQGGGYGGADQHGYGDQGYGQAPVNPPVSPAAGRASVGSSAGRATVGGRAAVGSAAVGSASVGGSAGRASVGRAGVRPAGLDMDDEDKPAGKGKNGKAGKNGKPKKKRNKLTIALAAVAVLIMLAGGGMIAFTSFLSGVPEPGQFKTQQNTLIFALDGKTETQVAQLGTENRRIVDMSVLDKKIKDTLIAGEDQEFYHHDGIDLWGIARAAWNNLTGGATQGASTITQQYARAAADDLEVSYARKLREAVWARELEQKYSKDEILGFYVNTAYFGRGATGVGAAARAYFGVDAEKLTVPQAAVLGAVLKQPEPQGDYKGYDPQNDEAAAKDRWNYVLNSVVKMGTLSQAEVDEFKTKGYPKWNVFTPGGKNNATWGIKDSSYGPMINYIKKEMETPEVKKALEALDPPVKDWKNGGLKITLTVNHKAQMELEKRLYREYTVTEGCTDVKTKKAIPFTLAEDGKTKLGADGKPLSTDTKKVTCRSDVTATKDTKNKVNSLLYKYPKNVTAAAVAIDPNTGGVLAYYGGMDGTTYDKAGKNGEGGPFVSGGHSPASSFKIYTLAAAVAHDISVESHWDPTPFVPKGAKSEIRNAGRDGSDAGCATNCTLAVMAQKSFNVPFYKVTAQIGPSAVVEMAKKAGVTMIWDDGNKAYDLTKTKPNSVPLGNHVGFGQYPITVLDHASGIATFAANGVYHAPHFIAKVERKETVNGKSVWKPVPGTGAKTKGEPRIESRIVGEVNAVLKNYSGTRLNDRDSVSKSGTWQAGDKFKGKNSSAWYVGYTPQIATAVWVGNYLHESEPILDPNKNNIGSGNLPKTIWTQFMNKADDVLGFKSLPIDVGCGGCIGDTGVGDGKESPTPDPNACFLNPQQPGCENQPGNPGNPGDPNNPNPNPNPTPSGTGGGGICIPRPGRTCP, from the coding sequence ATGACTTCGTACGGCGACCCCAACGCCGGCTCCGGGTATGACGACGAGCAGTATCGTCAGTCATACCCTGCGCCGGCGCAGAGTTCGGGCCGCGCCTCGGTGCCATCCGCCGACTACGGCTACGACTACTCGTCGAGCGACCAGGCGGACTACGGGCAGTACTCCGCCAATGGCGGCGGATATCCGCCCCAGGGTGGCGGCTACGGTGGCGCTGACCAGCATGGCTACGGCGACCAGGGCTACGGCCAGGCCCCGGTGAACCCACCGGTCAGCCCGGCGGCCGGACGCGCCAGCGTCGGCTCCTCGGCCGGACGCGCGACCGTCGGCGGCCGGGCGGCCGTCGGCTCGGCGGCTGTCGGCTCGGCATCCGTCGGCGGCTCGGCGGGCCGCGCGAGCGTCGGCCGCGCCGGCGTGCGCCCCGCGGGCCTCGACATGGACGACGAGGACAAGCCCGCCGGCAAGGGCAAGAACGGCAAGGCCGGCAAGAACGGCAAGCCCAAGAAGAAGCGCAACAAGCTCACGATCGCACTCGCGGCCGTGGCTGTGCTGATCATGCTCGCCGGTGGCGGGATGATCGCGTTCACCTCGTTCCTGAGCGGCGTGCCCGAGCCGGGCCAGTTCAAGACCCAGCAGAACACCCTCATCTTCGCCCTCGACGGCAAGACGGAGACGCAGGTCGCACAGCTCGGCACGGAGAACCGCCGGATCGTCGACATGAGCGTGCTGGACAAGAAGATCAAAGACACCCTGATCGCGGGTGAGGACCAGGAGTTCTACCACCACGACGGCATCGACCTCTGGGGTATCGCCCGCGCCGCGTGGAACAACCTCACCGGCGGCGCGACCCAGGGCGCCTCGACGATCACCCAGCAGTACGCGCGCGCCGCGGCGGACGACCTCGAGGTCAGCTACGCCCGAAAGCTGCGTGAGGCGGTGTGGGCGCGGGAACTCGAGCAGAAGTACTCGAAGGACGAGATCCTCGGCTTCTATGTCAACACCGCATACTTCGGCCGCGGTGCGACCGGTGTCGGCGCAGCCGCCAGGGCCTACTTCGGCGTCGACGCCGAGAAGCTGACCGTCCCGCAGGCGGCGGTGCTCGGCGCGGTGCTCAAGCAGCCGGAGCCGCAGGGCGACTACAAGGGCTACGACCCGCAGAACGACGAGGCGGCCGCCAAGGACCGTTGGAACTACGTGCTCAACAGCGTGGTGAAGATGGGCACGCTGAGCCAGGCCGAGGTGGACGAGTTCAAGACCAAGGGCTACCCCAAGTGGAACGTGTTCACGCCCGGCGGCAAGAACAACGCGACCTGGGGGATCAAGGACTCCAGCTACGGCCCGATGATCAACTACATCAAGAAGGAGATGGAGACTCCGGAGGTCAAGAAGGCGCTGGAGGCTCTGGACCCGCCCGTCAAGGACTGGAAGAACGGCGGCCTCAAGATCACGCTGACCGTCAACCACAAGGCGCAGATGGAGTTGGAGAAGCGGCTCTACCGGGAGTACACGGTCACCGAGGGCTGCACTGACGTCAAGACCAAGAAGGCCATCCCGTTCACGCTGGCCGAGGACGGAAAGACCAAGCTCGGTGCGGACGGCAAGCCGCTGTCGACCGATACCAAGAAGGTCACCTGCCGGTCCGACGTCACAGCGACCAAGGACACCAAGAACAAGGTGAACTCGCTGCTGTACAAGTACCCGAAGAACGTCACGGCGGCGGCCGTCGCCATCGACCCGAACACCGGCGGGGTGCTCGCCTACTACGGCGGCATGGACGGCACCACCTACGACAAGGCCGGCAAGAACGGCGAGGGCGGCCCGTTCGTCAGCGGTGGGCACTCCCCCGCATCGTCCTTCAAGATCTACACACTGGCCGCGGCGGTCGCGCACGACATCTCGGTGGAGTCGCACTGGGACCCGACCCCGTTCGTCCCGAAGGGCGCCAAGAGCGAGATCCGCAACGCCGGCCGGGACGGCAGCGACGCGGGCTGCGCCACGAACTGCACGCTCGCCGTGATGGCGCAGAAGTCCTTCAACGTGCCGTTCTACAAGGTCACCGCGCAGATCGGCCCGTCCGCGGTGGTGGAGATGGCCAAGAAGGCCGGCGTCACCATGATCTGGGACGACGGCAACAAGGCCTACGACCTCACCAAGACGAAGCCGAACTCGGTGCCGCTCGGCAACCACGTCGGCTTCGGGCAGTACCCGATCACCGTGCTCGACCACGCCTCGGGCATCGCCACCTTCGCGGCGAACGGCGTCTACCACGCGCCGCACTTCATCGCGAAGGTCGAGCGCAAGGAGACCGTGAACGGCAAGAGCGTGTGGAAGCCCGTGCCGGGCACCGGCGCGAAGACCAAGGGCGAGCCGCGTATCGAGTCGCGCATCGTCGGCGAGGTCAACGCCGTGCTGAAGAACTACAGCGGCACCAGGCTGAACGACCGTGACTCGGTCTCCAAGTCGGGCACCTGGCAGGCCGGCGACAAGTTCAAGGGCAAGAACTCCAGCGCCTGGTACGTCGGCTACACCCCGCAGATCGCTACCGCGGTCTGGGTCGGCAACTACCTGCACGAGTCCGAGCCGATCCTGGACCCCAACAAGAACAACATCGGCAGTGGCAACCTGCCGAAGACGATCTGGACCCAGTTCATGAACAAGGCCGACGACGTGCTCGGCTTCAAGTCCCTGCCGATCGACGTCGGCTGCGGCGGCTGCATCGGCGACACGGGCGTCGGCGACGGCAAGGAGAGCCCGACCCCGGACCCCAACGCCTGCTTCCTCAACCCGCAGCAGCCGGGCTGCGAGAACCAGCCCGGCAACCCGGGCAACCCGGGTGACCCGAACAACCCCAACCCGAACCCGAACCCGACGCCGTCGGGCACCGGTGGTGGTGGGATCTGCATACCGCGGCCGGGCAGAACCTGCCCGTGA
- a CDS encoding glycosyltransferase family 87 protein, whose amino-acid sequence MSDVREHVVSPAGEDGFVRGLSEAIGGPRGEHAVPETPSRGGRFWTAARIVLALTCLTLALHWVQKSPCRDGAWADHSQYTHFCYTDVLALYYAEHLNEGMVPYVDYPVEYPVLTGAFMGALGLPIHALGEKNSAIPQATLFYDTNAFVLSLFAIASVAMILSLRRRRPWDAALFALSPVLLVTATVNWDMLAIVLAVAGIWLWAKKYPAAAGVMLGLGMAAKLWPAFLFLPILIVSLRSKQYAALVNSVAAGVIAWLAVNVPVMLINFENWRRFLDLNSERIIDWGTSWYVVRYADPFGLELWNNVPLVTNLSLGLFVLCCVGLLVFGLRVKTPPRLAQLAFLVVAIFLITNKVWSQQFTLWLLPLLVLARPKWPAFLAWQLAEVCYFLAFYGELMGASGKQVFPEGVFIFASVLRLFTVILLVVLVIRDMVRPELDVVRRTYADTDTPDPDGGPGNEPAPAEPATERAVPALA is encoded by the coding sequence ATGAGTGATGTTCGTGAGCACGTGGTGTCACCCGCCGGGGAGGACGGCTTCGTCCGGGGGCTGAGCGAGGCGATCGGCGGACCGCGCGGCGAGCATGCCGTGCCCGAGACACCCTCGCGCGGCGGGCGGTTCTGGACGGCCGCGCGGATCGTGCTCGCGCTCACCTGCCTGACGCTGGCGCTGCACTGGGTCCAGAAGTCGCCCTGCCGGGACGGCGCATGGGCCGACCACAGCCAGTACACCCATTTCTGCTACACCGACGTGCTGGCGCTGTACTACGCCGAGCACCTCAACGAGGGCATGGTGCCCTACGTCGACTACCCGGTGGAGTATCCGGTGCTGACCGGCGCGTTCATGGGCGCGCTGGGGCTGCCGATCCACGCGCTCGGCGAGAAGAACAGCGCGATCCCCCAGGCGACGCTGTTCTACGACACCAACGCGTTCGTGCTCAGCCTGTTCGCGATCGCCTCGGTCGCCATGATCCTGTCGCTGCGCCGGCGCAGACCATGGGACGCGGCGCTGTTCGCGCTGTCCCCCGTGCTGCTGGTCACCGCGACGGTCAACTGGGACATGCTGGCCATCGTGCTGGCGGTGGCCGGGATATGGCTGTGGGCGAAGAAGTATCCGGCCGCGGCGGGGGTGATGCTCGGCCTGGGTATGGCGGCGAAACTCTGGCCGGCCTTCCTGTTCCTGCCGATCTTGATCGTCTCGCTGCGCTCGAAGCAGTACGCCGCGCTGGTGAACTCGGTCGCGGCCGGGGTGATCGCCTGGTTGGCGGTGAACGTGCCGGTCATGCTGATCAACTTCGAGAACTGGCGCCGCTTCCTCGACCTCAACTCCGAACGCATCATCGACTGGGGCACCTCCTGGTACGTCGTCCGCTACGCCGATCCGTTCGGGCTGGAGCTGTGGAACAACGTCCCGCTGGTGACCAACCTGTCGCTCGGCCTGTTCGTGCTGTGCTGCGTGGGCCTGCTGGTGTTCGGCCTGCGGGTGAAGACGCCGCCGCGGCTGGCGCAGCTGGCGTTCCTGGTCGTCGCGATCTTCCTGATCACCAACAAGGTGTGGTCGCAGCAGTTCACGCTGTGGCTGCTGCCGCTGCTGGTGCTGGCCCGCCCGAAGTGGCCCGCGTTCCTGGCCTGGCAACTCGCCGAGGTCTGCTACTTCCTCGCCTTCTACGGCGAGCTGATGGGCGCCTCGGGCAAACAGGTCTTCCCCGAGGGCGTGTTCATCTTCGCGTCGGTGCTGCGGCTGTTCACCGTGATCCTGCTCGTGGTGCTGGTGATCCGCGACATGGTCCGCCCGGAGCTGGACGTGGTGCGGCGCACCTACGCCGACACCGACACCCCCGACCCGGACGGCGGCCCGGGCAACGAGCCGGCACCGGCCGAGCCGGCCACCGAGCGGGCGGTCCCCGCGCTCGCCTAG
- a CDS encoding deoxyribonuclease IV, which yields MLIGAHVDYEDPLAEATARNADVVQFFLADPQGWKAPEIRPDAEALRASSVEIFVHAPYVLNLASTNNRIRIPSRKLLGQHAAAAATVGASGLIVHGGHVNKGEDIGVGIDNWRKALQKAQDDGGLPTRVLIENTAGGDNACARRFDELARLWDAVGEFGVGFCLDTCHAHAGGEKLLDIVDRVKSITGRIDLVHANGSRDGFDSGRDRHDNLTVKNVEPGMIDPELVAAVVRAAGAPAVVETPGGAEGQSADIAYLRAHQ from the coding sequence ATGCTTATCGGGGCTCACGTCGATTATGAAGATCCACTAGCTGAGGCGACCGCGCGAAACGCCGATGTCGTGCAGTTCTTCCTCGCCGACCCACAGGGCTGGAAGGCCCCGGAGATCCGCCCGGACGCCGAGGCGCTGCGGGCCAGTTCGGTGGAGATCTTCGTGCACGCCCCTTATGTGCTCAATCTCGCATCGACGAACAACCGGATCCGCATCCCCAGCCGCAAGCTGCTCGGCCAGCACGCCGCCGCGGCCGCCACGGTCGGCGCCAGCGGCCTCATCGTGCACGGCGGTCACGTCAACAAGGGCGAGGACATCGGGGTCGGCATCGACAACTGGCGCAAGGCGCTGCAGAAGGCGCAGGACGACGGCGGCCTGCCGACCCGGGTCCTGATCGAGAACACGGCCGGCGGCGACAACGCCTGCGCCCGGCGCTTCGACGAGCTGGCCCGGCTCTGGGACGCGGTCGGCGAGTTCGGCGTGGGCTTCTGCCTGGACACCTGCCACGCCCACGCGGGCGGCGAGAAGCTGCTCGACATCGTGGACCGGGTGAAGTCCATCACCGGGCGGATCGACCTCGTGCACGCGAACGGATCGCGAGACGGATTCGACTCCGGCCGCGATCGGCACGACAATCTGACAGTCAAGAACGTTGAACCCGGGATGATCGACCCCGAGCTGGTGGCCGCCGTGGTGCGCGCCGCCGGCGCGCCCGCCGTGGTGGAGACGCCCGGCGGGGCGGAGGGTCAGTCCGCCGACATCGCGTACCTGCGCGCACACCAGTAG
- the rpsF gene encoding 30S ribosomal protein S6, whose translation MRHYEVMVILDPSLEERTVAPSLDTYLNVIRTSGGSVEKLDVWGRRRLSFEINKKAEGIYAVIDLQATPAAVAELDRQLRLNESVLRTKVIRPEVR comes from the coding sequence TTGCGTCACTACGAAGTAATGGTGATCCTCGACCCCAGTCTCGAGGAGCGCACCGTCGCCCCGTCGCTCGACACGTACCTCAACGTGATCCGCACTTCGGGTGGTTCGGTCGAGAAGCTCGATGTGTGGGGCCGTCGCCGGCTCTCCTTCGAGATCAACAAGAAGGCCGAGGGCATCTACGCCGTCATCGACCTGCAGGCCACGCCTGCGGCCGTTGCCGAGCTGGACCGCCAGCTGCGACTCAACGAGTCGGTGCTGCGCACCAAGGTCATCCGTCCGGAAGTCCGCTGA